One window of the Chryseobacterium camelliae genome contains the following:
- a CDS encoding AraC family transcriptional regulator, with protein MKIQKEIIDFEEGKSFKLFSPSLKNCFYWHYHPETELVYVEASHGIRHVGKDISKFTDHDLLLIGSNVPHLNFDYGIQTECRQLVLQMQEEFTRNLTAMAEFNAVKELLDRSCLGLSFFGATKKTVVEKLRIMETQDSFEAVMSLIEILQILAHSREVKVLNQEDTRVQWFMNDKIRMGAIYHYIDEHYDKKPDVNEIARIVGLSTPAFCRYFKKQTDMTFTGFVNNYRINQAKISLLKGSSVTEACFQAGFESLSYFNKLFKQHMEQTPSEFRKEHMKR; from the coding sequence ATGAAGATCCAGAAAGAGATCATAGATTTTGAAGAAGGAAAGTCCTTCAAACTGTTTTCACCATCGCTTAAAAATTGTTTCTACTGGCACTACCATCCTGAAACCGAGCTGGTCTATGTGGAAGCTTCCCATGGAATCCGGCATGTGGGTAAAGATATTTCAAAGTTTACCGATCACGATCTCCTGCTGATCGGGTCCAACGTCCCGCATCTTAACTTTGACTACGGCATCCAGACCGAATGCCGGCAGCTGGTCCTTCAGATGCAGGAAGAATTTACCCGTAACCTGACTGCCATGGCAGAATTTAATGCCGTAAAAGAACTCTTGGACCGCTCATGTCTTGGACTATCATTTTTTGGCGCGACAAAAAAAACCGTAGTGGAAAAGCTGCGTATCATGGAAACCCAGGATTCCTTTGAAGCTGTTATGAGCCTGATTGAGATCCTGCAGATTCTTGCGCATTCCAGGGAGGTTAAAGTGCTTAATCAGGAGGATACGCGTGTACAGTGGTTTATGAACGATAAGATCCGGATGGGCGCCATTTACCATTATATTGATGAGCATTATGATAAAAAACCGGATGTTAATGAGATTGCCAGGATCGTCGGGCTGAGTACGCCTGCTTTCTGCCGGTATTTTAAAAAACAGACGGATATGACTTTTACAGGCTTTGTTAATAATTACCGCATCAACCAGGCTAAAATATCACTCCTGAAAGGCAGTTCGGTTACAGAAGCCTGTTTCCAGGCAGGTTTTGAAAGCCTTTCTTACTTCAATAAACTCTTTAAGCAGCATATGGAACAGACCCCTTCAGAATTCAGGAAAGAACATATGAAGAGATGA
- the lipA gene encoding lipoyl synthase, with protein sequence MENLVQDTTVQKPKWIRVKLPTGKNYRELRTLVDKYKLNTICQSGSCPNMGECWGEGTATFMILGNICTRSCGFCGVKTGKPMDVNWDEPEKVARSIKLMKIKHAVLTSVDRDDLKDMGSILWAETVNAVRRISPGTTMETLIPDFQGITKHLDRLVSVAPEVISHNMETVKRLTREVRIQAKYERSLDVLRYLKEAGQRRTKTGVMLGLGETRDEVFQTIEDIRNADVDVITLGQYLQPTKKHLPVKKFITPEEFDEFGDFARSLGFRHVESSPLVRSSYHAEKHIH encoded by the coding sequence ATGGAAAATTTAGTTCAAGATACTACCGTACAAAAACCAAAGTGGATCCGTGTAAAGCTCCCTACCGGGAAAAACTACAGAGAACTCAGGACTTTGGTTGATAAATATAAACTCAATACCATTTGCCAAAGCGGAAGCTGCCCGAATATGGGGGAGTGCTGGGGAGAAGGGACCGCAACATTTATGATCCTGGGGAATATATGTACCCGTAGCTGTGGATTCTGTGGGGTGAAGACCGGGAAGCCGATGGATGTCAACTGGGATGAGCCTGAAAAAGTGGCCCGTTCAATCAAGTTGATGAAGATCAAACATGCCGTGCTTACATCCGTAGACCGTGATGACCTTAAAGATATGGGGTCTATCCTTTGGGCAGAAACCGTGAATGCGGTAAGAAGGATTTCACCCGGAACAACTATGGAAACGCTGATCCCGGATTTTCAGGGGATCACCAAACATCTAGACCGGTTGGTAAGTGTAGCACCTGAAGTTATTTCGCATAATATGGAAACGGTAAAAAGGCTGACCCGGGAAGTAAGGATCCAGGCTAAATATGAAAGGAGCCTGGACGTACTGAGATACCTCAAGGAAGCCGGACAGAGGAGGACCAAAACCGGCGTGATGCTTGGTTTAGGGGAAACCAGGGATGAAGTTTTCCAGACGATTGAAGATATCAGGAATGCTGATGTGGATGTCATTACACTGGGCCAATACCTTCAGCCTACCAAAAAACACCTGCCGGTAAAGAAATTCATTACTCCGGAAGAATTTGATGAATTCGGGGATTTTGCAAGAAGTTTAGGATTCAGGCATGTGGAGAGTTCGCCTTTGGTTAGGAGTTCTTACCATGCAGAAAAACATATCCATTAA
- a CDS encoding SDR family NAD(P)-dependent oxidoreductase, with translation MGILENKVALVTGAGSGIGLAIAVTYAREGAKVIVSDINEEHGNKVVEQIKSGGGEASFVKADTSDPAQVEELVRKTAEIYGRLDIACNNAGIGGEQNLTGDYSIDSWKKVLDINLDGVFYGCKYEIQQMEKNGGGVIVNMASIHGTVAAPLSSAYTTAKHAVVGLTKNIGAEYGQRNIRCNAVGPAYIETPLLESLDSDMKDALVAKHPMGRLGKPQEVAELVLFLSSDKASFMTGAYYLVDGGYTAV, from the coding sequence ATGGGAATACTTGAAAACAAAGTAGCGCTGGTTACAGGTGCAGGGTCAGGGATTGGTCTTGCCATTGCCGTAACCTATGCCAGAGAAGGAGCGAAAGTTATTGTTTCCGACATTAATGAAGAACACGGGAACAAAGTGGTTGAACAGATCAAGTCAGGTGGGGGTGAAGCATCTTTTGTAAAAGCAGATACATCAGATCCGGCACAGGTAGAAGAATTGGTAAGAAAAACGGCAGAAATATACGGAAGGCTTGATATAGCCTGCAATAATGCCGGAATCGGCGGTGAGCAGAACCTTACCGGGGATTACAGCATCGACAGCTGGAAAAAGGTACTGGATATCAATCTTGACGGGGTATTTTACGGCTGTAAATATGAAATCCAGCAGATGGAAAAGAACGGCGGCGGCGTTATCGTTAATATGGCGTCCATTCACGGCACCGTTGCTGCACCGCTTTCTTCAGCATATACTACGGCGAAACATGCTGTGGTAGGCCTGACAAAAAATATCGGAGCAGAATATGGGCAGAGAAATATCCGTTGCAATGCTGTAGGTCCGGCCTATATCGAAACGCCTTTATTAGAAAGCCTTGACAGTGATATGAAAGATGCATTGGTGGCAAAACACCCGATGGGAAGATTGGGCAAGCCGCAGGAAGTTGCCGAGCTGGTCCTGTTTTTAAGCTCGGATAAGGCTTCTTTTATGACGGGAGCCTACTATCTGGTAGACGGCGGATATACTGCTGTTTAG
- a CDS encoding MFS transporter, which produces MATIDKRIIPLAIGGLGIGTTEFTIMGLLPDMARTLQISIPEAGHLISAYALGVVIGAPFLIGYSVKFPPKKVLMSLMVIFTIFNALSAIAPDYTTMLIIRFLSGLPHGAFFGVGTVMASRMGGKGKEAFYISLMFTGLTVANLAMVPLVTYIGHTFHWRWYFAIVAVIGLIALLFLKLWLPDLRNNQNAHFMEELKFLKGRQAWLVLMITAIGFGGLFTWFSYITPLMTVVAGIKSSQMAYVMVIAGVGMVAGNLGGGVLSDRMSPEKTCSLLLLLMMFSLAGVFFLSQYQNIALVLTFVCGALSMSVAAPINIMMMKAAPKSEMMAAAFMQAAFNIANAMGAFLGGIPLEHGYTFNYPSLVGVVMTGIGLAISLRYKYLYAGKSALSMKSSSDSL; this is translated from the coding sequence ATGGCAACCATAGATAAAAGGATTATACCGCTTGCAATAGGCGGATTAGGCATCGGGACAACAGAATTTACCATTATGGGACTGTTGCCGGACATGGCCAGAACATTGCAGATCAGCATTCCGGAGGCGGGACACCTTATTTCAGCTTATGCGCTTGGAGTGGTTATCGGTGCTCCGTTTCTGATCGGATATTCAGTAAAGTTTCCTCCTAAAAAAGTGCTGATGTCACTGATGGTCATTTTTACCATTTTCAATGCTTTGTCTGCGATAGCTCCGGATTATACCACCATGCTGATCATCAGGTTCCTGTCCGGACTTCCTCACGGTGCCTTCTTTGGAGTAGGAACGGTAATGGCTTCCAGGATGGGTGGAAAAGGAAAAGAAGCATTTTATATTTCCCTGATGTTTACCGGGCTTACCGTTGCCAACCTGGCTATGGTGCCTCTGGTAACTTATATAGGGCATACTTTTCACTGGCGGTGGTATTTCGCCATTGTTGCGGTTATTGGTCTTATAGCCCTGCTGTTCCTTAAGTTATGGCTTCCTGATCTCCGGAACAATCAGAATGCGCATTTTATGGAAGAGCTTAAATTCCTGAAAGGCAGGCAGGCCTGGCTGGTATTGATGATTACAGCCATCGGTTTCGGGGGGCTTTTTACCTGGTTCAGCTATATTACGCCTCTGATGACGGTAGTGGCAGGAATCAAAAGCAGCCAGATGGCTTATGTGATGGTGATCGCCGGAGTAGGGATGGTAGCCGGAAATTTGGGTGGCGGAGTTCTGTCGGACAGGATGAGCCCTGAAAAAACCTGCTCCCTGTTGCTGTTGCTGATGATGTTTTCACTGGCCGGAGTCTTCTTTCTTTCGCAATACCAGAATATAGCCCTGGTGCTAACCTTTGTTTGCGGTGCATTATCCATGTCAGTAGCTGCGCCCATCAATATCATGATGATGAAGGCAGCCCCAAAAAGCGAAATGATGGCTGCCGCATTCATGCAGGCTGCCTTCAATATTGCCAATGCTATGGGCGCTTTTCTTGGGGGAATCCCTTTGGAACATGGCTACACTTTCAATTATCCGTCCCTGGTAGGAGTGGTCATGACCGGAATCGGACTGGCTATCAGCCTCCGGTATAAATACCTGTATGCGGGAAAATCAGCACTAAGTATGAAGTCATCATCAGATTCTCTGTAA
- a CDS encoding MBL fold metallo-hydrolase, whose product MKKIKLSLLALLFSIIGYAQNFDVVPLGIYGGEQEDNLSAYLLGAPEGHSFLCLDAGTVNAGIRKALQLKSLDGSAESVLKDQIKGYFISHGHLDHLSGLIINSPADSKKNIFAIDPVIRILQDHYFISDTWVNFADQGQKPVLGKYHYNELKEETEILVSETPFSITGYELSHVNPYKSSAALVRKEDHYILYLGDTGADRIEKSDHLAHLWSSIAPLIKKKQLNTIMIEVSFPNSQPEHLLFGHLTPKLLTEELTQLKEKLGYTSLEGLTIVVTHRKPTKDNPEIIRKELLENNMLKVQYVFPEQGKKISLP is encoded by the coding sequence ATGAAAAAGATCAAACTTTCTTTACTGGCACTTTTATTCAGTATCATTGGCTATGCACAAAATTTTGATGTTGTACCACTGGGAATCTATGGCGGCGAACAGGAAGATAACCTGTCAGCATATCTGCTGGGTGCTCCTGAAGGACATTCCTTCTTATGCCTTGATGCAGGAACGGTCAATGCCGGTATCCGGAAAGCCCTTCAGCTGAAAAGCCTTGACGGATCAGCAGAATCGGTGTTAAAAGACCAGATTAAGGGATATTTTATCTCACATGGACACCTGGATCATCTGTCAGGACTGATTATCAATTCGCCGGCCGATTCCAAAAAGAATATATTTGCCATAGATCCGGTTATCCGGATCCTACAGGACCATTATTTTATATCGGATACCTGGGTCAACTTCGCCGACCAGGGGCAGAAACCAGTGCTTGGAAAATACCACTATAATGAGCTGAAGGAAGAAACGGAAATTTTAGTATCTGAGACGCCATTTTCGATAACAGGATACGAGCTGAGCCACGTTAATCCTTATAAGAGCAGCGCTGCACTGGTGAGAAAAGAAGACCATTATATACTGTATCTCGGCGACACGGGAGCAGACCGTATTGAAAAGTCTGATCATCTCGCTCATCTTTGGTCGTCCATAGCGCCCCTTATTAAAAAGAAACAGTTGAATACGATCATGATCGAGGTTTCTTTCCCGAATAGCCAGCCGGAACATCTGCTGTTCGGGCATCTTACTCCAAAGCTTCTGACTGAAGAGCTGACTCAGCTGAAAGAAAAACTCGGATATACTTCCCTTGAAGGACTTACCATTGTCGTCACCCACAGAAAACCGACGAAAGATAATCCCGAAATCATCAGAAAGGAATTGTTGGAGAATAATATGCTGAAAGTACAGTATGTTTTTCCCGAACAGGGCAAAAAGATCAGCCTTCCATAA
- a CDS encoding L,D-transpeptidase, with protein MKNISVKKISVSALCMALMLISCKKEVEKIKDAVQDTSSSVVTDSQDKKDSAVVKKDSVIEKESMPPAMQEDGFYNAFVLPKSKKLKDSMFAVFSKKYNEKERYAILALNRLDSKNKWNADTLVVPKDIDTTLMAYSPFPMQLDILSNVKKFVVFSYPLQAYGVYSNGSLVKWGPTSMGKKSAQTTRGLTFANWKKKLAISTVKSEWKLPYNFNIFNMGGIGWHQYDLPGYPASHSCLRLLMKDAQWLYSYADTWILNPGGATTKARGTAVLVYGDYPWGKRKPWRKLLDDPNANNVSVEQMTKMIEPNIDKILKEQDNREKVADSMKAAKAEVLATQETSDATQ; from the coding sequence ATGAAAAACATATCTGTAAAAAAAATATCAGTATCTGCATTATGCATGGCATTAATGCTTATTTCATGTAAAAAAGAAGTTGAGAAGATCAAAGATGCCGTACAGGATACATCGTCTTCTGTGGTCACGGATTCGCAAGATAAAAAAGACTCAGCTGTTGTGAAAAAAGATTCGGTGATAGAAAAGGAGTCTATGCCGCCGGCCATGCAGGAAGACGGATTTTATAATGCTTTTGTGCTTCCTAAAAGTAAGAAACTGAAGGATTCCATGTTTGCGGTATTCAGTAAAAAGTATAACGAAAAAGAAAGGTATGCTATTTTAGCTCTGAACCGCCTGGATTCCAAAAACAAATGGAATGCAGATACCCTTGTCGTTCCGAAAGATATCGATACGACCCTGATGGCCTACTCACCTTTTCCTATGCAGCTTGATATCCTAAGCAATGTCAAGAAATTCGTAGTGTTTTCTTATCCGCTTCAGGCGTATGGTGTGTATTCCAACGGCAGCCTTGTAAAATGGGGGCCTACCAGCATGGGTAAAAAATCTGCCCAGACCACCCGCGGGCTTACCTTTGCCAACTGGAAAAAGAAACTGGCAATCTCTACAGTAAAAAGCGAATGGAAGCTCCCTTATAATTTCAACATCTTCAATATGGGCGGCATCGGATGGCATCAGTATGACCTTCCCGGTTATCCGGCTTCACATTCCTGTCTGAGATTGCTCATGAAAGATGCTCAATGGCTGTATTCTTATGCGGATACATGGATCCTGAATCCGGGCGGTGCCACAACAAAAGCGAGGGGAACGGCTGTTTTGGTATACGGAGACTATCCTTGGGGAAAAAGAAAGCCATGGAGAAAACTTCTGGATGACCCTAATGCCAATAATGTCTCTGTAGAACAGATGACCAAAATGATAGAACCTAATATTGATAAAATACTGAAAGAACAGGATAACAGGGAAAAAGTAGCCGATTCAATGAAAGCGGCCAAAGCAGAAGTCCTGGCAACCCAGGAAACTTCTGATGCAACGCAATAA
- the tyrS gene encoding tyrosine--tRNA ligase has translation MNSFIEELKWRGLFADMMPGTDEQLNKEVTTAYIGFDPTADSLHIGSLIQIKILAHFQQHGHKPIALVGGATGMIGDPSGKSSERNLLDEETLLHYVDCLKNQLSRFLDFEGSGPNRAELVNNYDWMKNISFLDFAKNIGKNITVNYMMAKDSVKKRFSGESGADGMSFTEFTYQLIQGYDFLHLYQNNQVKLQMGGSDQWGNITTGTELIRRKAQGEAFALTVPLITKADGSKFGKSESGENYWLDKKKTSPYRFYQFWLNATDNDAERFIKFYTFLGKEEIESLIEDHKAAPHERKLQKKLAEEVTVWVHGKEEYEKALKASEILFGRSTAEDLISLDEETFLDVFDGVPQKEIAKADVLNVPVIDLLSEKSGFLKSKSEAQREIKGNAISVNKQKVDDTFLAGEHDLIDNKFLLLQKGKKNYFIIKVM, from the coding sequence ATGAACTCCTTTATTGAAGAACTGAAATGGCGTGGCCTTTTTGCCGACATGATGCCCGGAACCGATGAGCAACTGAATAAAGAGGTCACTACCGCATATATCGGCTTTGATCCTACTGCCGATTCTTTACATATCGGAAGTCTTATTCAGATTAAAATTTTAGCCCATTTCCAGCAGCATGGCCACAAGCCGATCGCATTGGTAGGTGGTGCAACCGGAATGATCGGGGACCCTTCCGGGAAATCTTCCGAAAGGAACCTTCTGGATGAGGAAACACTCCTGCATTACGTAGACTGCCTGAAAAACCAGCTTTCAAGATTTTTAGATTTTGAAGGCAGCGGACCGAACAGGGCAGAGCTGGTGAATAACTATGACTGGATGAAGAACATCTCCTTCCTTGATTTTGCTAAAAATATAGGTAAAAACATTACCGTTAATTACATGATGGCAAAAGATTCCGTGAAGAAGCGTTTTTCCGGAGAGAGCGGTGCAGACGGAATGAGCTTTACGGAATTTACTTATCAGCTGATCCAGGGATACGATTTCCTTCACCTGTATCAGAATAACCAGGTAAAGCTTCAGATGGGCGGTTCTGACCAGTGGGGAAATATCACGACCGGAACAGAGCTGATCAGAAGAAAAGCACAGGGAGAAGCTTTTGCGCTTACCGTACCTTTAATTACCAAAGCAGACGGATCCAAGTTCGGAAAATCTGAAAGTGGTGAAAATTACTGGCTGGATAAAAAGAAAACGTCACCGTACAGGTTTTATCAGTTCTGGCTTAATGCCACTGATAATGATGCTGAACGATTCATTAAATTTTATACCTTTTTAGGTAAAGAAGAAATCGAGTCACTTATTGAAGATCATAAAGCCGCCCCTCACGAAAGAAAACTTCAGAAGAAACTCGCTGAAGAAGTTACGGTATGGGTACACGGTAAAGAGGAATATGAAAAAGCGCTGAAAGCTTCTGAAATTCTTTTTGGGCGTTCTACCGCTGAAGATCTTATCAGCCTGGATGAAGAAACCTTTCTTGATGTTTTTGACGGCGTACCTCAGAAAGAAATAGCCAAGGCTGATGTACTGAATGTGCCTGTTATTGATCTTCTTTCAGAAAAATCAGGATTTCTTAAATCCAAAAGCGAAGCCCAGCGTGAAATCAAGGGTAATGCAATCTCTGTTAACAAACAAAAAGTTGATGATACTTTCCTGGCCGGCGAGCATGATCTTATTGACAATAAGTTTCTTTTATTACAGAAAGGAAAGAAAAACTATTTTATTATTAAAGTAATGTAA
- a CDS encoding alpha-amylase family glycosyl hydrolase yields the protein MKKFMLMAVISLGIVSCATQNKKDTMDLPKEWKHTTNIYEVNTRQYTKEGTFKAFEKEMPRLKSMGVKTLWFMPVTPIAQENKKGSLGSPYAASDYTSINPEFGTMNDFKHMVNEAHRLGFKVIIDWVANHTGWDHIWTKTHPEFYLKDPDGSFHRASGMDDIIELDYSKKEVRRAMIDAMKFWVQETGIDGFRCDLASWVEADFWEEARPELDQVKPLFWLGEFDELENPEHGKVFDASYSWKWMHVSEDYYKKNLPLQDLKDLLIKYSNIGDGSMRAWFTANHDENSWNGTEYEKYGVITKPMAVFSATWNGVPLLYSGQELPNMKRLEFFEKDPIAWTNNYQMADFYKTLLELKSSNPALRGGDTAVTTYLLNTTANDKILAYLRKNGKDEVLVVLNMSKEPVSFSIQDDHVSGSFKNVFDKTKRDFSAGKDFSFKVSDYAVFEK from the coding sequence ATGAAGAAGTTCATGCTAATGGCTGTTATCAGCCTGGGGATTGTATCCTGCGCTACTCAAAATAAAAAAGATACTATGGATTTACCGAAGGAATGGAAACACACCACAAACATCTATGAAGTAAACACAAGGCAATATACCAAGGAAGGAACCTTTAAAGCCTTTGAAAAGGAAATGCCCCGTTTGAAATCCATGGGGGTGAAAACACTCTGGTTCATGCCGGTAACACCGATCGCCCAGGAAAATAAAAAAGGAAGCCTGGGAAGTCCCTATGCAGCATCGGATTATACATCTATCAATCCTGAATTCGGGACCATGAATGATTTTAAGCATATGGTAAACGAAGCCCACCGGCTTGGTTTTAAAGTCATTATTGACTGGGTGGCCAACCATACGGGCTGGGACCATATCTGGACCAAAACCCATCCTGAATTTTACCTGAAAGATCCGGACGGATCTTTTCACCGGGCTTCAGGAATGGATGATATCATTGAGCTGGATTACAGTAAAAAAGAAGTACGCAGAGCTATGATTGATGCCATGAAGTTCTGGGTGCAGGAAACAGGAATCGACGGTTTCCGTTGTGATCTCGCTTCATGGGTGGAAGCTGACTTCTGGGAGGAAGCACGCCCGGAACTGGATCAGGTAAAGCCTCTGTTCTGGCTGGGAGAATTTGATGAACTTGAAAATCCTGAACACGGAAAAGTTTTCGATGCCAGTTATTCATGGAAATGGATGCACGTATCTGAAGATTACTATAAAAAGAACCTGCCTTTACAGGACCTGAAAGATCTGCTGATCAAATATTCCAATATCGGTGACGGCTCAATGAGGGCGTGGTTTACGGCCAATCATGACGAAAATTCCTGGAATGGTACCGAGTATGAAAAGTATGGCGTGATCACCAAGCCTATGGCTGTTTTTTCAGCGACATGGAACGGTGTGCCGTTGCTGTATTCCGGGCAGGAACTCCCGAATATGAAAAGGCTGGAGTTCTTCGAGAAAGACCCTATTGCATGGACGAATAATTACCAGATGGCTGATTTTTATAAAACGCTGCTGGAACTTAAATCATCCAATCCGGCACTACGCGGTGGTGATACGGCAGTGACCACTTACCTGTTGAATACGACGGCCAATGATAAAATCCTGGCTTATCTGAGAAAGAACGGCAAAGATGAGGTGCTGGTAGTACTTAACATGTCTAAGGAACCCGTGAGCTTCAGTATTCAGGATGATCATGTGTCAGGAAGTTTCAAAAATGTATTTGATAAAACCAAAAGGGATTTCAGTGCCGGAAAAGATTTCAGCTTCAAAGTTTCGGATTATGCTGTCTTTGAAAAATAA
- a CDS encoding alpha/beta hydrolase has translation MNLDYLIREPEQLTQDTPVLFMLHGYGSNEQDLFSFRETLPADWLIVSFRAPHPTQFEGYSWYDINFNNPGEFVNVPQAKESLNAVLESILKVINDYGLTNSKTHLCGFSQGGVLCYALALSYPEMFSHVACLSSYPEEKLLEHIVKDKKKLEQLRFFVSHGTDDAVIPLEWGRKAADLLYDLSCYFTFREYMSGHGVNQKNYMDLMEFFSK, from the coding sequence ATGAATTTAGACTATCTGATAAGAGAGCCCGAGCAGCTGACCCAGGACACTCCTGTCCTATTCATGCTGCACGGATACGGAAGCAATGAACAGGACCTTTTCAGCTTCAGGGAAACGCTTCCTGCCGACTGGCTTATTGTGAGCTTCAGGGCTCCTCATCCTACCCAGTTTGAAGGGTATTCATGGTATGATATCAATTTCAATAATCCTGGAGAATTTGTGAATGTTCCGCAGGCTAAAGAGTCTTTAAATGCCGTACTGGAAAGTATTCTCAAAGTCATTAATGATTACGGGCTCACCAACTCCAAAACACATTTATGCGGCTTCAGCCAGGGAGGAGTCCTATGCTATGCACTGGCCTTGAGCTATCCTGAAATGTTCAGCCATGTTGCCTGCCTCAGCAGCTATCCTGAAGAAAAGCTACTGGAACATATTGTAAAAGACAAGAAAAAACTGGAGCAGCTTCGTTTCTTTGTCTCACACGGGACAGATGATGCTGTCATCCCTCTGGAATGGGGACGCAAGGCGGCAGACCTGCTGTATGATCTCAGCTGTTATTTTACCTTCAGAGAGTATATGAGCGGTCATGGAGTCAACCAGAAAAATTATATGGACCTGATGGAATTCTTTTCAAAATAA
- a CDS encoding RNA polymerase sigma factor: MNDEQLFLLIRRAKEKDQKAQTKLINIFWVDVFSFVMKKVRDENDADEITVNVFSKVLSKLDMFDPHFQFKTWILTIAQNTVIDFWRKKSRENQDPTENLEEVKNQYAKSPEELMISNEEQKKIIKTIESLDANYQDIIKLRFFEEKSIKEIADELGISVANTKVRVMRAKKVLAELLKNNEFEDL, translated from the coding sequence ATGAATGACGAACAATTATTCCTGCTGATCCGCAGAGCAAAAGAGAAAGACCAGAAAGCCCAGACGAAGCTGATTAATATTTTCTGGGTGGATGTTTTTTCATTTGTCATGAAAAAGGTCAGGGATGAAAACGATGCCGATGAAATTACGGTCAATGTTTTTTCCAAAGTGCTTTCCAAGCTGGATATGTTTGATCCTCATTTCCAGTTCAAAACCTGGATACTTACCATTGCCCAGAACACCGTTATTGACTTCTGGCGTAAAAAGAGCCGCGAAAACCAGGATCCTACCGAAAACCTCGAAGAAGTAAAGAACCAGTATGCTAAATCCCCGGAGGAGCTGATGATCTCGAATGAAGAGCAGAAAAAAATAATCAAGACCATTGAATCGCTGGATGCCAATTACCAGGATATTATCAAACTCCGTTTTTTTGAGGAAAAAAGCATCAAGGAGATTGCTGATGAATTAGGGATTTCTGTCGCCAATACCAAGGTAAGAGTGATGCGTGCTAAGAAGGTCCTGGCAGAACTGCTGAAAAATAATGAGTTTGAGGACTTGTAA
- a CDS encoding thymidylate synthase: MQNYLDLLQHILDHGTDKTDRTGTGTRSVFGYQLRYDLSEGFPLVTTKKVHLKSIIYELLWFLKGDTNIRYLNDHGVSIWDEWADENGDLGPVYGAQWRSWNGADGKVVDQITEVIDQIKKNPDSRRLIVSAWNVAEIPNMALAPCHALFQFYVADGKLSLQLYQRSADVFLGVPFNIASYALLLMMVAQVCGLEVGDYVHSFGDVHIYNNHFEQVHKQLSRETRPLPTMKLNPEIKDIFDFDFEDFTLENYDPHPGIKAPVAI, encoded by the coding sequence ATGCAAAACTACCTAGACCTCCTACAGCATATTTTAGACCACGGAACTGATAAGACCGACCGTACCGGTACCGGTACGAGAAGCGTTTTCGGGTATCAGCTGAGATATGACCTTTCTGAAGGGTTTCCGCTGGTAACCACTAAAAAAGTCCACCTCAAATCCATCATTTATGAGTTGCTGTGGTTTCTGAAAGGAGATACGAATATCAGGTACCTGAATGACCACGGCGTGTCCATCTGGGATGAATGGGCCGATGAAAACGGTGATTTAGGTCCGGTTTACGGCGCGCAATGGAGAAGCTGGAACGGTGCAGACGGAAAAGTAGTGGACCAGATTACCGAAGTGATTGACCAGATTAAAAAAAATCCGGATTCCAGGAGGCTGATTGTTTCCGCATGGAATGTTGCCGAAATTCCTAATATGGCTCTGGCTCCATGCCATGCTTTATTCCAGTTTTATGTGGCAGACGGAAAATTATCCTTACAGCTGTACCAGAGGAGTGCCGATGTGTTTCTCGGCGTTCCGTTCAATATTGCCAGCTATGCTTTACTGCTGATGATGGTAGCACAGGTGTGCGGGCTTGAGGTGGGCGATTATGTACACAGCTTCGGGGATGTCCATATTTATAACAACCACTTTGAGCAGGTTCATAAGCAGCTCTCCAGAGAAACGAGGCCGCTTCCGACCATGAAGCTTAATCCTGAAATCAAGGATATCTTTGATTTCGATTTCGAAGACTTCACCCTGGAAAACTATGACCCGCATCCGGGGATCAAAGCACCGGTAGCCATATAG
- a CDS encoding STAS/SEC14 domain-containing protein, with amino-acid sequence MIKIIPEAPENVAAFNATGEVTKEDFEQLVIPRVQQKVDQYGELNYLLYLDTDLDKFTMGAWIEDALLGVKNFTKWNRTAIVTDKEGVQNFTDAFSVLMPGECKSFPKENLYNALYWCTNGNEVEA; translated from the coding sequence ATGATAAAGATTATTCCCGAAGCTCCGGAAAATGTTGCAGCTTTCAATGCAACGGGAGAAGTGACGAAAGAAGATTTTGAACAACTGGTGATTCCGCGTGTTCAACAGAAGGTAGACCAATATGGAGAGCTGAATTACTTATTGTATCTGGATACGGATTTAGACAAATTCACAATGGGTGCATGGATAGAAGATGCGCTTTTGGGAGTAAAGAATTTCACAAAATGGAACCGTACGGCTATTGTGACTGATAAAGAGGGCGTTCAGAACTTTACCGATGCTTTCAGCGTACTGATGCCGGGAGAATGCAAATCCTTTCCGAAAGAAAATTTATACAATGCATTGTACTGGTGTACCAATGGTAACGAAGTAGAAGCATAG